Proteins from a single region of Psilocybe cubensis strain MGC-MH-2018 chromosome 3, whole genome shotgun sequence:
- a CDS encoding Pre-mRNA-splicing factor SYF1: MPSVAQKKTSFEELSAYFPLTFPTPSPTTHPDLISTQDLHREEDLLRNPDSFRAWWSAINGMRENYTALQKTEANMSKFPENVLTVLGPLTTPLARQTLQRLTYTYEAALIQFPNSFKLWKSYLNMRMSFVLGKPVVKKKAGGKKKFPEMKDALEEAAEDLQEWESSLDPIVGWEEWKALIATFERSLMWLPKLPRLWLMYISIFYHPRCPSILSYTHARRTFDRALRTLPPSLHARIWTQYLLWAEKKGGEVTVVVYRRYLTVDPSLTERFTGLLLSPANSAPRPLEAAKLLLSLARKAARGEYISPEGKSPYQLLEDWINVVENFSEEVGLDVDDTDDSNKAVAEAEVAEIEASKTDSSTPSAASTSGPLIRMAGPAIPVTADGKPTAPYSEDEDPASPRKLNIEHIIRKDGLAVYKDQAGRLWTGLATYWIRRAELDRARDIFEQGMKNVLTSRDFTQIFDNYAEFLEAILDNIIKSQEVGEIDEEDTEDVDAEMDRRMKELDDLTDRRPFLYNDVMIRRNPNDVQEWEKRVALWGENDEEVIKTYTKALETINPRKATSNLHRLYIHFAKFYEEGGASGEAEPDLNSARKILEKATKVNFKLVEDLAEIWCEWSEMELRHENYDEAIRVMQRATAIPKNVKINYHDHSLSAQARLFKSLKLWSFYVDLEESYGTIQTTKAAYDKILELRIANAQIIVNYAAFLEDNEYFEDSFKVYERGVELFTFPVSFEIWNIYLSKFVKRYGGTKLERARDLFEQALEKCPPKSCKPLFLMYAQLEEDFGLAKRSMSIYERATQAVADEDKFEMFSIYIAKATANFGLPATRPIYERALEVLPDRQTAEMCLRFAALERKLGEIDRARAIYAHASQFCDPRVNPHFWSEWNTFEIETGSEDTFREMLRIKRSVQAQFNTEASYLSAQTIGARSGAKNTEESGASQDAMAAADKQARNGPAFVAAKKSVAVPEEGAESAPAPAPQAKNDEEIQISDDEDI; this comes from the exons ATGCCTTCCGTGGCGCAGAAAAAGACCTCATTTGAGGAACTTTCTGCCTATTTTCCCTTGACATTTCCTACCCCGTCACCTACAACCCATCCCGACCTCATTTCAACACAAGACCTCCATCGAGAAGAAGATTTGTTACGAAATCCAGATTCGTTTCGAGCATGGTGGTCAGCTATCAATGGCATGCGCGAGAACTACACAGCACTGCAGAAAACAGAGGCGAATATGTCGAAGTTTCCTGAAAACGTCCTTACCGTTCTTGGACCTCTCACAACACCCCTCGCGCGTCAGACACTTCAGCGTTTGACATATACGTACGAAGCAGCACTAATACAATTTCCGAACTCTTTTAAACTATGGAAATCATATCTTAATATGCGCATGTCTTTTGTACTAGGGAAACCTGTCGTCAAGAAAAAGGCTGGGGGTAAGAAAAAGTTCCCCGAGATGAAGGACGCTTTGGAGGAAGCTGCTGAGGACTTGCAGGAGTGGGAGTCCTCTTTAGACCCTATTGTTGGATGGGAGGAGTGGAAAGCTCTCATCGCTACTTTTGAACGCTCTCTAATGTGGCTGCCCAAG CTTCCGCGTTTATGGCTCATGTACATCTCAATATTCTATCACCCCCGATGTCCTTCAATCCTATCATACACCCATGCTCGAAGAACGTTCGATCGCGCTTTGAGGACGCTCCCTCCTTCACTTCACGCACGCATATGGACCCAGTATCTTTTATGggcagaaaagaaaggtggcGAAGTGACGGTTGTGGTGTACAGACGCTACCTCACAGTGGATCCTTCACTGACCGAACGTTTTACGGGTTTGTTGTTATCACCTGCTAATTCTGCACCTCGTCCTTTGGAAGCCGCGAAACTGCTCCTCTCCTTAGCTAGAAAGGCTGCCAGAGGAGAGTATATTAGCCCGGAAGGCAAGAGCCCGTACCAGCTCTTGGAAGATTGGATAAATGTCGTTGAAAATTTCTCTGAAGAGGTTGGCTTGGATGTTGATGACACTGACGACTCCAATAAAGCGGTAgctgaggctgaggttgCAGAAATCGAAGCATCGAAAACAGATTCGTCAACGCCTTCTGCTGCTTCCACATCTGGGCCACTCATCCGTATGGCAGGTCCTGCTATTCCTGTGACAGCTGATGGAAAGCCGACTGCACCTTATTCTGAAGACGAAGACCCTGCCAGTCCACGGAAACTCAACATTGAGCATATCATCCGAAAGGATGGCTTGGCTGTATACAAAGATCAAGCTGGACGTTTATGGACTGGTCTGGCCACCTATTGGATTAGACGTGCTGAATTAGACCGGGCCAGGGATATATTTGAACAGGGCATGAAGAATGTTTTAACCAGCCGCGACTTCACGCAAATCTTTGACAATTACGCAGAATTCCTAGAAGCTATCCTCGATAATATCATCAAAAGCCAGGAAGTTGGTGAAatcgatgaagaagacactGAGGATGTGGACGCAGAGATGGATCGACGAATGAAGGAACTTGACGATTTGACAGATCGCCGACCTTTCCTATATAACGATGTCATGATCCGCAGAAATCCCAATGATGTGCAAGAATGGGAAAAACGAGTGGCTTTATGGGGAGaaaatgatgaagag GTGATCAAAACCTACACCAAGGCTCTTGAAACTATCAACCCTCGAAAAGCAACTTCTAACCTTCACCGATTATACATTCATTTTGCCAAATTTTATGAGGAGGGCGGCGCATCTGGCGAAGCCGAACCAGATCTTAATAGTGCACGCAAGATTTTGGAGAAGGCAACCAAGGTTAACTTCAAACTCGTTGAAGATTTGGCCGAGATATGGTGTGAGTGGTCGGAGATGGAATTGCGCCATGA AAACTATGATGAAGCAATTCGCGTTATGCAAAGGGCCACCGCCATCCCTAAGAATGTTAAAATCAATTATCATGATCAC TCACTTTCGGCGCAAGCACGTCTATTCAAATCATTGAAACTTTGGTCGTTTTATGTAGATCTTGAAGAATCATATGGTACTATTCAAACGACGAAAGCTGCTTACGATAAGATACTGGAGCTACGTATTGCAAACGCGCAGATCATTGTCAACTACGCAGCATTTCTGGAGGACAATGAATACTTTGAGGACAGCTTCAAG GTCTATGAGCGTGGTGTTGAACTTTTTACGTTCCCTGTCTCGTTCGAAATTTGGAATATCTATCTTTCCAAATTTGTTAAGAGATAC GGCGGAACTAAACTAGAACGAGCCCGCGATCTCTTTGAACAAGCTCTGGAGAAATGCCCTCCGAAATCATGCAAACCCCTCTTCCTCATGTATGCACagttggaagaagatttcGGTCTTGCTAAGCGTTCTATGTCAATTTATGAACGAGCTACCCAAGCTGTCGCTGATGAAGATAAATTTGAG ATGTTCTCTATCTACATCGCAAAGGCAACTGCCAACTTTGGCCTTCCCGCCACTAGACCAATCTACGAGAGGGCATTGGAAG TACTTCCTGACCGGCAAACTGCCGAAATGTGCCTGCGCTTCGCTGCCCTCGAGCGCAAGCTTGGCGAAATCGACAGGGCGCGTGCCATTTATGCGCACGCCTCCCAATTCTGCGATCCTCGTGTCAACCCACATTTTTGGAGCGAGTGGAATACCTTCGAGATCGAGACCGGATCGGAAGATACTTTCAGAGAGATGTTGCGCATCAAGCGCAGTGTCCAGGCTCAGTTCAATACGGAGGCGAGCTACCTGTCAGCACAAACCATCGGCGCCAGAAGCGGTGCAAAAAACACAGAGGAAAGCGGCGCCTCTCAGGACGCTATGGCGGCTGCCGATAAACAGGCACGCAACGGCCCAGCCTTCGTTGCTGCTAAGAAGTCGGTCGCCGTCCCGGAGGAAGGTGCGGAGTCTGCACCTGCTCCCGCTCCTCAGGCGAAAAACGACGAGGAGATCCAAATTTCTGACGACGAGGATATATAG
- a CDS encoding Brix domain-containing protein C1B9.03c: MARKRKNRTHLKGGVTKDASASNIPKSIIIKHGQVGHSIAQLVRDMRKVMEPNTASRLRERSRNKLKDFLTMGPALSVSHLLAFTLTPVAPSLRIVKLSDGPTFSFRIERYSLMKDVISSSRRARSVGMEYLSPPLLVLASFPPPSPATPPHLPLLMKSFQSLFPPLSPHTLSLSSARRVVLISYNAERGTVDFRHYIIKVKPYGVSKRVRRVLEGAASSAKSLSGVLDLGNEKDVADFLLRKRGEPGPEGGYESAASSAESTMGDDADAVDLAEDYVGRNNRKGQRRAVRLDEVGPRMELRLIKISEGVPGKEGAVMYHHFIKKSKKEVMQQKAEHAAKAKLKKERREEQERNVQRKKATKKGREAGEDDDEEEEEEEEGEASEEENEDGLGVWDDEEDISDDEEAEEEETSAAESSDDERPPIKKVKTKGRR, encoded by the exons ATGGCTCGTAAACGCAAAAACAGAACCCATCTTAAAGGAGGAGTAACAAAGGATGCGTCTGCCAGCAATATCCCAAAATCCATTATCATCAAACATGGACAGGTCGGCCATTCTATTGCCCAGCTTGTGCGAGACATGCGCAAGGTCATGGAACCCAACACTGCTTCACGACTCCGG GAAAGAAGTAGAAATAAACTAAAAGACTTCTTGACTATGGGGCCCGCTCTTTCAGTATCCCATCTACTTGCTTTTACATTAACACCTGTAGCCCCGTCCCTGCGCATCGTCAAGTTGTCCGACGGACCCACGTTTAGTTTCCGCATCGAAAGATATAGTCTGATGAAGGATGTTATAAGCAGTTCACGGAGAGCACGAAGTGTAGGAATGGAATATCTCAGCCCTCCTCTC CTCGTGCTTGCATCATTTCCGCCACCTTCGCCGGCAACACcgcctcatcttcctcttctcatGAAGTCCTTCCAGTCCTTATTCCCTCCTCTGTCTCCTCACACTCTAAGTCTATCCTCCGCGCGCCGAGTCGTCCTGATATCTTACAACGCGGAACGCGGCACAGTTGATTTCCGCCATTACATCATCAAAGTCAAGCCTTATGGCGTGTCAAAACGTGTGCGCCGGGTTCTTGAAGGAGCAGCGTCGTCTGCAAAGAGTTTGTCCGGAGTCCTCGACCTCGGAAACGAAAAAGATGTCGCCGACTTTCTGCTTCGTAAACGAGGAGAACCTGGTCCCGAAGGCGGGTATGAGAGCGCTGCTTCATCAGCAGAGAGCACAATGGGAGATGATGCGGACGCTGTTGACCTGGCTGAGGATTACGTTGGCAGGAACAACCGGAAAGGACAGAGAAGAGCTGTGAGGCTGGATGAAGTGGGCCCTCGAATGGAGTTGCGGTTAATCAAAATTTCAGAAGGTGTTCCAGGGAAAGAAGGCGCGGTCATGTATCATCATTTTA TTAAAAAATCGAAGAAAGAGGTCATGCAGCAGAAAGCGGAGCATGCAGCAAAGGCgaaattgaagaaggaaaggagaGAGGAACAGGAGCGCAATGTACAGCGCAAGAAAGCAACCAAGAAGGGACGCGAAGCtggagaagacgacgacgaagaggaagaggaggaagaggaaggagaagcaAGCGAAGAAGAGAATGAAGATGGACTTGGAGTTtgggacgatgaagaagatatcagcgatgatgaagaggcagaagaggaagagacaTCCGCAGCAGAAAGCTCTGATGATGAGCGACCACCCATCAAAAAAGTAAAGACTAAAGGGAGACGTTAG
- a CDS encoding Putative cytochrome c1 heme lyase, whose protein sequence is MSTPASTPDKCPVDHSSFSSPPSTSAPVSSQACPVDHTAQSTWSRFMSSGSSPTPSAALSREREISSIPKTGNEKWVYPSEEQFFAAMARKNHNPQAADMKTIVPIHNAVNERAWSEVLKWEEGRGGEACGGVKLVNFKGKPREMSPKARFNTLLGYAAPFDRHDWVIDRCGTKMRYIIDFYTGHSAGAPKENVSFYLDVRPALDNWEGVKMRIQNLWPWKN, encoded by the exons ATGTCAACCCCTGCCTCAACCCCCGATAAATGTCCAGTCGACCACTCATCCTTCTCGTCGCCACCGTCAACATCAGCGCCCGTAAGCTCCCAAGCTTGCCCAGTTGACCACACCGCACAGTCGACATGGAGTCGGTTCATGTCTTCTGGCAGTTCTCCTACTCCTTCCGCTGCTCTATCCCGAGAACGCGAAATCTCCTCGATACCAAAAACTGGGAATGAGAAATGGGTCTATCCGTCGGAAGAGCAATTCTTTGCTGCCATGGCGCGTAAGAACCACAATCCTCAGGCCGCGGATATGAAAACAATAGTTCCCATCCACAACGCTGTCAACGAGCGGGCCTGGAGTGAGGTCCTGAAATGGGAGGAAGGAAGGGGCGGGGAAGCATGCGGCGGAGTGAAACTAGTAAATTTCAAGGGGAAACCACGCGAAATGAGTCCCAAAGCCCGTTTTAACACGCTTCTCGG ATATGCTGCCCCTTTTGACCGTCATGATTGGGTTATTGACCGATGTGGCACCAAAATGCGATACATCATCGACTTTTACACAGGTCATAGTGCCGGGGCGCCTAAAGAGAACGTTTCCTTCTATTTGGATGTCCGTCCTGCGCTGGACAATTGGGAGGGTGTCAAAATGAGAATACAAAACCTATGGCCTTGGAAAAATTGA
- a CDS encoding Geranylgeranyl transferase type-2 subunit alpha gives MSALKTHPKVYWIWNHRMWCLEHIPEGPGQDAETIFGWKQKAWDRELFVVEKMLDADPRNFLAWDYRRYVLASMPVPRPESAELVYTSRKIGANFSNFSAWHQRSKTLASLWGQGKLNEEKSREQEFELLRNAMYTDPNDQSVWMYHRWLVGTDGSKELLNREIAAIQELLDEQPDSKWCLESIVHYKRLLLKNWVSGAEAGPLISDVKSLLHRLEQLDPARRRRYRDLAHELDDDGTRSKQ, from the exons ATGTCTGCATTGAAAACACACCCCAAAGTCTATTGGATATGGAATCATCGTATGTGGTGTCTGGAGCATATACCTGAAGGTCCTGGTCAAGATGCTGAAACCATCTTTGGCTGGAAGCAGAAGGCTTGGGATAGAGAGCTCTTTGTCGTTGAAAAGATGCTTGATGCTGATCCGAGAAATT TTCTTGCATGGGACTATAGGAGATATGTTCTGGCCAGTATGCCAGTACCACGGCCCGAGTCTGCGGAACTTGTCTATACTTCACGCAAGATTGGCGCCAATTTCTCAAACTTTTCTGCTTGGCATCAAAGGTCCAAAACCCTTGCTTCCTTGTGGGGGCAAGGAAAGCTGAACGAAGAGAAATCCAGGGAGCAAG AATTCGAATTGCTCAGGAATGCGATGTACACTGATCCAAATGACCAAAGTGTTTGGATGTACCACCGTTGGCTAGTAGGCACAG ATGGCAGCAAAGAGCTACTAAATCGCGAAATAGCTGCTATACAGGAATTGCTAGATGAACAACCGGACAGTAAAT GGTGCTTGGAATCCATTGTCCACTATAAGCGTCTACTGCTGAAGAACTGGGTCTCCGGGGCCGAAGCTGGGCCGTTAATAAGTGATGTCAAATCCCTGTTACACCGCCTAGAACAGTTGGATCCGGCGCGACGTAGGCGATACCGTGATCTTG CTCACGAACTGGACGACGATGGGACACGCTCGAAACAATAG